The Mytilus edulis chromosome 4, xbMytEdul2.2, whole genome shotgun sequence nucleotide sequence TCTGTATGATGCAGAATATGCTTACAACATATTCATGAATTATATGTGCATGTCTTGACGTAACGTCGTTTCACGTTGCCTGCCACTACGGGGTGCGATCATTTGTCGTGTTAGTATCTCTTAGACGAgtcttaggtagcaatacacagttaggagttgtttatatagattagaccgttggtcttcccgtttgaatggttttacactagtaattttggggccctttatagcttgttgttcggtgtgagccaaggctccgtgttgaaggccgtactttaacctataatggtttactttttaaattgttatttgtatggagagttgtctcattggcactcacaccacatcttcctatatctattaggtagcaatacacagttaggagtttaggttcgcattttggcccctgtggatttttcaaataggaaagttattgtgtaataaaattcatttttagacagctgagtactaatttagcctttaaagatagtttataagagcatcaagattgttGATtgcatgttttatgggctattttctgtttgacaattgaatccgtattttcatagcttgatcggccatcggtccagaaattaatgtaatgtttacaaacactttttttctacacgaagtttttgacgcaattttacaaaaaaatgagacgaaagacatatgattttcattagatctactgaatgatatatgtacacagtttcagaaaaggtattacttcaagcgattgaaattctacttttagccaaattttggggaaatatgtgacatcttttcccccctttttgcaatattttatagcaaataagtgcagattgttgccatggatacacccaaaagaaattatattttaccattttatatactggatataaaatctatggaagattttgattacatacatatgcacatatatgacacaaacagtgagcttagtattgcaagaaagcaatgaaaaggggatggtaaaatttatgagggcaaattttaatattatttcctAACTGTTTAAGTCTTGCAATGGTAATTCTAGAAACAATAAAATGATTTGCAACCTGCACTTGAGTCATTCCTGCTGCAAACATCCCAATAGCTCGTTCTAAATCATTTTGGCGTAGACATGGCATTGCCTTacgtgtattttttttcaatttgttaatgCAACCTTTTGTTAACAATCGTGTTCGACACAAATAATGACAAAGAGGACAACTCAATTCCATCTCTATACAGGTAAATTTTAGAATAATggttatttgtttgaaatcagaAAATGACGTTACGTCATTTCCAATATGTTTACTAATgagtaaatttgataaataaatcattcaGGTTACTAGttttaactttgaaaatatttaaaatctgtatatgtgatttttttcaaGTTAAAAACTAATGCAACGTTTCGTTTTTGCCTAATATATTTTAAGTATGCATGAAGCAtacgtctttttttattttgccagGTACGacgaaaacaacacattttgGAAAACAAACACGTAAAACGCTTTTGTAATTTATAACTCAAAAGACTTATTGATGTCAACTTTTCCCTAATGGAATTAGAATCGGATATACAAACACCTACGAATAAGATTTTTCAACGGCTGCTTACTTACATGAAGAGCATGGAGAGTTCCACGTGTTGAGCAGGATATGCATACTCTGTCGAAGTACCCGCGATCACCATCGGTTTTTGCTGGGGTAAGttactcaatctttagttttgtgtgttgtttttgGATACTGTTTAGCTTATCATCGTTTTCTAAgacgttgtcagttttatttcgACTTATCAGTTTACATATGCCTTTAGAAATTTTACCTTTTACTACTGGTTCAGAGCGTATACATTGTTTCTTAGACATTTCACTTACAATGTTCattgttttataacaaaattgtatatataaGTTCAAATTTAGATAAGCGATGAAAATAAATTCGCGACAAATCGAATTGTATTGCTGTCTTGTCTAAGTATATCTAACATATCCTTCAAATGAATCAAGTATAATCGTCTTTATTAACATCAAGGACATCAACAAATCAGTCTgaataatgtatatataaaacaatttacgaaaaaagtatttgacatgaaccaacgacaaccactggtaCTGCAAGcccctgacttggaacaggcatataAAGAATGTGGTGGGGTAAAGCGTATATACCCCTAGGTATATAAGTAAAGCAAAGTAATAAAATCTTCAACTGaatgtaaattcaaaaaggggaatTAAAAATATCTgcacaaacagacataataaaccAACGAAACGAGtgaaaaacagctgtcatattcttgataTGGTACAGGGCAATTCCCGAAGAAAATGAtgactaaacctggttttatagcttaacctcccacttatatgacagttgtttataattTCGTTATAATGACAAAATTGTCTGAGCAACCCATACAGACATTTATGGACAAATGCTCATATCTAAACATACTGTAATTGATAATTTTTCCTcagggatattttttttattgctaacTCAGTGCTTAAATAATGATATGGTGCTTTGATACTTTTTACATCCACGTGCAAGTGAAGTCCATCTTTTTGGACTTTGTACCAATCTGTGTTGAATTTAGTTTTGATGGATTACCTAATTGACAAAAACTTTTCATAACAGAGGAAATAAACACTGAACAGGttaaaacaaagaattaaaaataaaatagaacacAATAGATTTACAGGATAATTTCAATGAGATAATTCATCCAAATCATGTTGTCCAAACTTAAGGTTATGGTTGTCTTTCTGATATCGTTTAACATTTcacccttattttattgattttgtatttacattgtgtcatagatgaAACTAATTCATTCAGTGTATACTGTTAAGCCATTTCAACTGATATTCAATAGTGTGTCTTTCTCTGTcgtgatgttacactattttttcaggtaagggtgaaggttggtgtctattaaaacgttaaaacccgctgcatttgtttgcacctgtctgaagtcaggaacctgatgttaagtggttgtcgtttgttgatgtggtttaaagtgtttcttttttttttaaatagattagaccgttggttttcctgtttgactAGTATTTTTTTagatcctttatagcttgctgttcagtgtgacccaatgttctgtgttgaagatcgcactttgacatataatggtttacttttacaaattgtgacttggatggagagttgtgtcattagCACTCCTATCATATCTAATGACATGTTTTGTTAGAACTTTTCTATGTGTTCTactattaatattttgaaattgaatatttatgAAAACTAACTTGTTAGGTTGTGTGGATATTTAACTGAAGTTAATTAGCTTGATATTTGACAACTTAATCTGAATTAATCCCTGAACtcttcaattattttattttcgtgATGCCGGAGTCAATTTTAGTTGACTATTTTGCGTATTTTTGAAAGCCAAAGTGTCATATACATCATCACGCGTTGGTCACTTGTGGATAAGTgtctcctttttttattttttaataaacagtatAAGCCATAATTaactattttacaaaatattatgattttaatGTATACCTTTTCTTTCATAAATGACAATTGCTGTTGAAAGATTTGAACAGAAACCGTGGTTttggttttaaaatgaaataattcgATAGGTTCTAACAGTTACTACtgtagtctctcataattcttaatagaatggCACTTGTATGTGTTTTAGTATTTAAGCTAATGATATTTTGCTGTtaattttaatatacaatatgttttataaatgttatccaatttttcatgttttacgcaatgttttatatgtttattggaatgtataatgttatacaagtggtgagactttaataaaatattgaatctgaatctgtaaCAGGGGAAAGCCCATTTTCAAAGCTTTTTAATTAAGAATCACAAGTCTGTAAAAGGTTGcaaattttatttgatatcagAAACACAGTTTTGTATCTCATACAGAAGCTGGTACATGTGATCTGAAAAATAAGGCATAACTTTATAATATACATggataatcctggtacctttgataactatttataatatacatggaATAAACAATGACAAGATTGTGTTACGGAATTTTCCAAATAGAAAGGTTAATTGATTTacagaaattataaataatttgttataataaattttttttaacaaatatcactTTTTCAATATGTTGCAAAATCAAAGACAAAAGTCATAAGATAAAACCAATAAAATTAATGTTATAGTATTCTCCTTTAACATATCTGATAGTAGCTTgctgataaaaatataaatatgatatgaTTGACAATTTGCAAGTAGATGATTTAAAGGAAGCTTtagcaaaacattatttttaaaagtcattcacctttttttatttaatttaccctGAGTCCATCAAATCTATCATGTTGCTTGATCACAGAACcaactaaaaaaaatacatacatgaGTAGTTAAATAAATCCGTAAATCTTTAAATAGAGATAATAGTTTAATATTAAGCTTCATTTACCATAACTTTGATTTGATCATGTTTTAGACAAAACATACCCTCAATattgttttcatacattttgATGTACAATTGGACGAATTTATTGTCTTTCAAGTTAATACATATGATGTAACTTATAATCTGTTGTATCGTCGGAATTGCCTGAGTAAAAACTACGTTTGAATTATGAAACGTCACTTtatgtatttatcaaagttgtttGGTTAATTATAGTAAGGTCGGTTCGATTGGGATATTGAGTTCATGCACAAGTGAACTCACGTGGTTGAAAGTCATTCTAGCCATTGCAGTCAAGATGTACAGTAGCATTTtgccaaataaataatattattaattatgttatttattttcagatttatagACCACTAGTATGGGGAAaccagtacatgtatatatatatgaactttcCACAAtactatagatataggaagatgtggtgtgagtgccaatgagacaactctccatacaaataacaatttaaaaagtaaaccattataggttaaagtacggccttcaacacggagccttggctcacaccgaacaacaaattataaagggccccaaaattactagtgttaaaccattcaaacgggaaaaccaacggtctaatctatataaacaaaacgagaaacgagaaacacgtatatattacataaacaaacgacaactactgtacatcagattcctgacttaggacaggtgcaaacatttgcagcgggattaaacgttttaatggatccaaaccttctccctttttctgaaacaatagcataacatcacaacaaactatactcatatttataataaattgtGCGCTTGTCTCTGCAAGTGGCGTCTCCCATGTAAGAGTTTGGggttatttgataaataatttatgttcgtttgagtttACGTATTAGAATttaagattaaataataaaattaaacttCATTAAATGTATGATTAAATAATGTGTTGTTGACCGATTAAGAAAACATATTCGTCTTAATTTCAAATCAAATCATTGGTGCTTTTGTACGCTGTGTCTGTTCATTATATTGATTGATagatgataattaaaaaaatagtttcttctgattattttagAATATTCcgaaatcatataaaaacataCCACTACAAGCAACTTCCGTAATTTGATGTCTGAAGGAAGGTTTGGATAATTTTCGGAAATTTCGCACCCTTGCGGACCATCCTCTCTTAACAGCTCTTTTCCGACGAGTAGATGCCATACCGTTAACTTCACTCCAGTCAACACCACTGCCTATCCCCACAGCAAATATTTTGACGCCAGCATTCTTTAAGCTCCTAGCTGCGTTCAAAGTTTTACTTTTATGCTGAGATTTTCCGTCAGTAAGGACAATGGCAATTCGTGGTACGTTATATCTATGTCCTGCAGGCAATAATTAAGACTTTGTCATCCAAAGCATCTATTTTTGTGGGAAATTGTGCAAAGCAATAAAATAACAGTAATTACAAAGTTTACATTCTAATTTTTTGAGATGCATACCCTTTGCAAATTAACAAGTGTGATAAACGATTATTTTTGATTGTATGttattatttttctgtatttaacCAAGTTGATTATAAAGTGTGCTTGACACGCGTGTCTGGAGAAGCGTGGAGCAGGTCAAAAATTTGGAAATGGTTGAGAGCACAAAAACCAAACTGTCTTAATTAACAGTTTAAATCGTTTGAAGTCAACTTTGATTTCGACAATTTATAACTTTAGTTTTTACACAATTACGTATAtgactttaaaatttaaaaacaaattatattgttTGCAAAAGTACTGACTACTTGGTTTAAAGTATTCTCGGAATTAGTAGTTCAACAGATAATTGGTAAAGTACCAGTTATAATAAGTCATGAAAATCATGTTTACCATctcattttttaccattttttttatttgcgacGGAAGAAAGACAAAGGTTTATTGAATCTGTAATATATATCTTAATAGAAAAGTACGTGTAAGTAAAATATGTTTCGCGACATGCAAAGTATTTGACACACAATATTCATTATGTATacatatcttttatttattttaacagatacatgtatgtataaatattttacaacatACCATATCTATATGAGAAGCTGTTATAGTGAACATGATTCAGTCCACGGTAAGTATTTGTCAAACCTCCTTGATACTTAATTCTTTTTATGGCACGTTCAAGGTAGTATCTGTTGTTATAGTCCTTCAACTTTATTGAGGTTTTGACAGAAGTTGAAAACACATCTACTCCAATTTGAGTGTTGTAAGGTCCAATGTAAAAATTATCTGCAATGCTTGCAACAGTATTCAACATTATTTGAAAATTGTTCCTGCCAACACTTCCCGACATATCTAAGAGAAAAACAATGTCTCGTTTTCCTTCACATCCTGAAAAGAAAGTTTTCAAATTGTACAATTCTAATAAATAAGATGAAATGTTCGGTTAATGTAAATGCCATATACTACTATATATTACATTGAAATATTGGATTCCAAATTAAATATctgacattatttttatttgaaaaaaactcccttttcaaaatttgataaaaaaaaatggaggaTGACCTTCATTTTGACGATGAACgaattttaaaatagaatattttttatatgtttgtctTTAAGGAAATTCATTGTCGGTGGCATGGTTTGAAAGTCTCATGTTAAAtatattctcaatttttataGCTCTCGGATAAAATAAGAATATGGCAATTGAGAATTATACAATATatggtcaatgtcagaaaaatataaacttttctgtatgaggctgagaaactgcaGAAGGGCGAGGTTCTTCCTCAGTTTTGTGCTAATTACaaacaagtttatatttttctgacattgacctaatattgtttttatactgcaacttacaTTAATACATTGATATCTATTCAAATGTTATACTTATTGTCATCCCTAATGAACCTTTGATAGTAGAAAAGGCAATCCATGATAAAATTAACATTGCAAACAATATAGCTGTGTTTCTAATTTAGGAAATAATCACAACTATAGTTGCAGAATAAAAGgttttatattttacttactaTCTTTTCTAGCTTCGACTGTGATGACATGCAATAACATGAATAGTATGGTTCCCATTAACATCCTCATTGTGATGGGCTGTTTTAACTTGTATGCTAAACAATAGAACAATGAATTAGAATAAATTGAAggtgttgctttttttttttaaacaaatcctattgatgtgtctgagcttttgatttttctatttgacTAGGGAGTAAGGACTTTTAGAATTTTGTTCTAAGAGcggtctttttgttattttacttttttgtaaggGGAGTGTTATGGTTAGCTTTGTGTGTACCATCTAACAGAACTTAATATAATTA carries:
- the LOC139519280 gene encoding cartilage matrix protein-like, producing the protein MRMLMGTILFMLLHVITVEARKDRCEGKRDIVFLLDMSGSVGRNNFQIMLNTVASIADNFYIGPYNTQIGVDVFSTSVKTSIKLKDYNNRYYLERAIKRIKYQGGLTNTYRGLNHVHYNSFSYRYGHRYNVPRIAIVLTDGKSQHKSKTLNAARSLKNAGVKIFAVGIGSGVDWSEVNGMASTRRKRAVKRGWSARVRNFRKLSKPSFRHQITEVACSVGSVIKQHDRFDGLRVN